Within Candidatus Hydrogenedentota bacterium, the genomic segment TCAATCACGTTCTCTTTTCCGACCGGCTGAAAGAAGCTCGGCCAGCCGGTGCCCGAGTCGAACTTCGCGCCGGAGTGGAACAGCGGTAATCCGCACGCGACGCAAAGATAGTAGCCGTGCTTCTTGTTGTCGAGCAGTGTGCCGCAGAATGCCCGTTCCGTCCCTTTCGCGCGGACAATCCGAAACTGCTCCGGCGTCAGGCGCTTCTGCCACTCGTCGTCGCTAAGTTCCAAGCGCGGGACGCTGACCGGCCCCGTGAGTCTGCCTTCCTTGTTTATGATGCGCACCGTCACCATGGATGAACTCCCGGATTGTTCTTTCGCCGTTTCCGCCTCCGCGCCCTGCACCGCGATCCGCGGCTGACCGAGGATTCCCGCCGCGATTAGCGCGACGCCCATCAGCAATACCATCACCGATTTGTGTCGAATCATTTGCAGCATAACTTCACCGTCCACATCCGTTTTGCCCGCAACTCGTTTGGCCATGCCATTGTATGTCGCCGCGGCGTTCCCGGCCAAACAGCGGCCCAATCTGGGAATTGAATTCGCGGTGCTGCGCGCTCCATGTCAGGTCCGCGAAAAGCCCTTGCCGTATATGAACTTATTTCGGCGGCAATACATTCCGCTCGATCTCGGTCGCCAATCCCCCGCTGCGCTCGATCACGGTCGCACGGTTCTCCGAAATGATGACTTCGGAAATCGTCGCCGCATCGGTGGACTTTTCGAGGATGATCCCCGCCTCTTTCACCCCACGGGCGGATACGTTGTGGATATGCAGCCCCCTAATTTCAGTCGAAACGCGAACAATCACCGCGGCAGTAAGCGCGCTTGCATCGCCGTGTACGCCGATACCGTCTATCAATACTTCGTTGCAGTCATCGACAACGATGCCGGGTCCCGCGTGCGCGCTGTTCGTAATGGCTACGCCGTGAATCCACACGTTGTCACAACGCGTGACGGTGACGGGAATCGTCTCCGCGGGATGGTCCGCGATGCGAACGTTTTCCAGCGTGAGTCCGCACGTATTGGAAATCTTGAGCGGCTGCGCGCACCGTTCGCTCATCACATCGCGAATGGTGAGGTTCGAGTGCCCGTGCGGGTGATTGGCGGTCCGCACGGCGTGTTTACAGTCGAACGCCCGCACGTCTTCAATCAAAACGTTGGTATTAATCTCGTCCGGCTTTCCGTGGTCTTGGACATCGACCGCGTACACGCAGCGTTCCGCATACACGTTTCGCACGGTAATGTTCGCCGTGCCGTCGCTGACCTCGACCGCCCCGCGCAAGCTGCTGTCGTACGCACGCACGTTGTCGACCAGCACGTTGCGGATAGTATGGGCGGCCCCGCCGCCACCAATGGACACGACATCGCGCACCACGCCGCGGCCTACTACATCCCGCACAACGCCACCAACTATGTCACCGTCTTTCGCGCCCGGGCCATTGACCATTACGCCGTCTTTCGCGCTGTTGATGAACGTTCCACGCTCGATGCGAAAATTCCCCGCGTGAACAATGATGAGCGGGCTGCGCACGGCCTGGTTCACCGTGTCGGCGTTGCCCGTCAGTTCAAAGTCGGTGATCGAAACGCCTTCGCTTTCGACGACCAGGAGCGCCGTGTTTCCGAGGCCGTCCGGAAGACGTGCATTGATCCCTTGGATCGTGATTGGCTTTCGTATCGTCACCTGCGCCGAGAGTGTGCGTTGCCGGTTCGAGTTGCAGACCACCGTCGAATGCGGTGGCGCGGCGTCAACCACGCGTTGCAGATCGTCGTTGTCGACCCGAATTGTCTTCGGTGGCCGCTGCGATCGCGTACCAACGCTTTCGTCCGTCAACTCGGCGGACGCATAGCCTCCCGCCAGTAACAGGACCGCGGCCGAGAACATCGCAACATAGCGGTTAACTGGAATGCTGCACATGATACCATTCTCCCTCGTCCGGCGAACGCGCCTCACGGTGGCGAGTATACAGGCAGCGCGGGTGATGGTATGTACGTGAGCCGCAATTGCCTCGCCCACGAAGCTCCATTCTTCGACGCCCCCAAGTAGCGCGCCTCGGAGGACAGGGGCCAATTCTCGATCGTGTCGATAGGAACTGGGAGTTGCGAGGGAATTTCTCGGCACGCGCGCACGGTTGTTCGCTGGCGACGGTTAGCGCAGTATTGTCGGGGCCTGTCACTTGAAGGAGACCGATCGATGTCAATCGCGACTCAAAATCCGATGCGATTCCTGGCGACGCTTCTCCTGGCGATTGCGGCAATCGCCGAGGAACGGACCGAACATTTTGACACCGATCCCGGGTGGGACGGGCTGAACAACCGCTCGACGATCGAGATGCGTCCCGTGGTTCAAGATTTCGGGTACACCGCGTATTCCGATACCCCGTCGTTGGGTGGGACCATCGGCGGGACAATCACACCGGATGGGCATCCCGCGTATTATGCCAAGCCACTTGCGCCGATGACGCTGGATACGCCCATGAGCGCGTCCGGTAACATCACCGTGAAGAAGGGTGGGGGCAACATCCTGCTTGGGTTCTTCAACGCGAAGACGGTGAACGAGTGGCGCACGCCGAACACGCTCGTGTTCCGCGTCAACGGCAGGGGCGAAACGTTCCACGTGCACACGGAGTTCACCTCGAGCAAGTGGCGCGCGACAGCCGGTGTGATCGGTCGATACGACCAAGCCGCCGACCGTATGCACCCGATCGAAATTCCGGGCGGAGAAATCTACCGCTGGACGATCGACTACGACCCAAACGGCAACGACGGATCGGGCGCCTTCACCGCGACCTTTAACGGTGTCGAATCCGTCGTAAAAATTACGCCCGAGCTTCGCGCGGACGGCGCCACGTTCGACCGGTTTGGACTCATGACAGTCGTCAAGCATGCGGACGGGGGAGGGGCCTTCTATCTTGATTCGCTGGAAATCAACGGCGAGAAGATCGATCTGTCGAAGGACCCGCAATGGGAAGCGGTCGGGAACAAGGCAAACTTCATGAGCGTCGAGACTCGGCCGCGTTTCAACTACGGCCATAGCACGACAAACTTCGCCGGCGGCGCCAAGCCGGGCGAGTTCGGCGGCCTGTTCTTTCGCGGGGACTGCCGGTATCCGCACACGCTCTCGTATTACGGCGCGAAGACCGACGCGCTCTCGCTCGCCAAACCGCTCGCCGCGTCCGGCAAAATCGTGTTCAAGCGCGGCGTCTCGGACAGCACAACCTTGTTCGGCTTCTTCCACTCCGAGCACAGCGTAAGAGTGAACGATTCGCAGAAGCATGCGTTACCGAGCGACTTCATCGGCTTTGCGATCGAGGGGCCGTCCGCGCAGGGGTTCTACGCGTATCCAAATTATCGCGTCCACGGCGACGGTTCCAACAGCGGCTACCCGGAGAACTTGCCGCGCATCTATCCCGACGGCACGCCACACGATTGGAAGTTGGTGTACGAGCCAGGCGCCAACGGCGGCGGGAAAGTCTCGTTTACGTTGGACAATTCCGCGCCCTCGATCTTGGAAATTCCCGCGGACCACTGCGCGACTGGCGCGGCGTTCAATCGGTTCGGCTTCGTCTCACCGTGGATCGATGGAAATGGCCAGGTCGTCTATCTCGATGACGTGACATATACGGTGAAGCAGTAACGGCGCCGCCCCGCGCGCGAAGATTGTCCGCCGCGTAGCGAGCGGCGTGGGCTACTTCGCTCCAAGATTCTCATAGTACTTGATGTTGTGCGTTGACCTTCCGCCTGCAACGATATCGGGCCGGCCATCACCGTTGATGTCGGCGACGACTCCATCCTCCGTCGCCATTCCGCCCGCGTCGATCGTGTGCTTTGTCCAACGCGTCTTGCCGTCTTCCCGCGTCTGCTCGTAGGCATACAATCCGACCGTTTGCGAAACGGACGACGCGTCGCGGTGCCCTGCCACCACGTCCTCGTCGCCGTCGCCGTCGAAATCGCCCCAGTACACGAGGTGTCCACCCGCGAATGAATCGTCAAGCACCTCGCGCCGCCATGCGCCGCTCTCGTATACGTATACGACGACATGGTTCGCGTGCCACGGTTCGATCGCCGCAAGCATGTATGGTTCGACGGAAGTGACCTTGATCTCGCCGGAGCCCGCGCGCGGCGCCGGTTCGTAATTGCCCGGCGCCAACGCATTCTTCGTCCATCTTCCGTCGTTGCCGCGCACAAAATGAGAGACGCCCTCGAAAGACGCGGCGAGAAGGTCATCGCGATTCTGTCCTACGCGCCGCCACGGCCAAACGTTATGGCAGACGTGCAGCGATTCGTCCACAATCTCCTCGCGCCATTCGCCCGCGCTCAAATCGGCGGGCGGATACAACACGCGAAGTCGAATCGGCTTGTCGTCGAAACTCGGAGGATGCGAATTGACCCCCTTCAGTGGAGCGACGACAAGTTCTTTTTTGCCGTCACCGTCCACATCGGCCCAACGGATGCGATGAAGCGTTGGGATCGATTCGCGAATCGTCGTGACATCCCACTCCTTGGTAGGGTCGCCGTTGTGCTTCAACAGATAGAGCGCGCCGCCGCCTTTCGTATTGTTGAACTGCCAGTCCGCGCCCACCGCGATTTCGGGAACACCGTCGCCGTCGATGTCGTACGGCGCCGCGCAAACGTTGTCATTGCGCAGTTGGTCCGCGATGCGATGCTGGGTCCACGTGGAATTCTCGTACCATGCAACATAGGTCGCGCTTACGCCGATGATATCGAGTTTCTTGTCGCCGTTGATATCGGCGGCGTCTACGGCATAGACCACTTCCGCTTCGGGATTGATGACGTGTTCCGTGAACGCGGGAAAGGACGCTGCCTCCAATCCGAAGCCCAAACACCCCACTATGAAAACTATCGTACCTGCTGCAGCGCGCATAACAATTCGCCCTTCACATTGATCTGCATTCGCCAATCTGCGACCTCATCGTCCTTCGCGGCCACTTCGTCCGCCGCGGCATCCATGTTCAATGCAAACCTTTTGTCCTCAGCATCGATTCCGGCGAAGATACCCAGATTTTTTTGCACTTCTTGTGTAAGCTCTTTGGCTTTAGAACTTCTAACAATAATGACGTCTTTGCGTTTACCCCGAAGGAGTTTCGGCGCGCAGCCCAGGGTTGGCCCGCCGAAGTCGCTTCGACGTAGGCGGGGCTACCCTGGGTACCAACCCCCCCATTGGGGAACGTACCCTGAAGGCGTTTCGGCATTAATGTTAGAGGCGCTTAGTGCGATCATTCTCTGAAATTCTGAAATCTCAAATCTGAAATTGATTGGCAAAACTCTCTGGCTGCGGCTAAGCCGCGCTATGTCTACTTTGCCGTTTGCGTCGTTTTGGTCCTTTACGTCCTTTTCCCCACTCACTTCAGCGTCAGCAAATATGCAACCACATCCGCCAGTTCCTGCGCGGTGAGCGCGGCTGTCAGTCCATTCGGCATGAGCGAAGCGCTCGACTCGCTGCGCTCGGTGATGTCTTTTGGATCGAGTCGAATGGTGTTCCCCGCGGAATCCATTAACTCGACGGCCTCCGGCGTGTCGGACTTGATGAACCCGCTCAGCGCGCCTTCTTCGAACGAAGTGACGATCCACACTTTGTATTCCGGCGCAATCGCCGCACTCGGATTGAGAATCGAATCGAACAGATTCTCTTTACTCGCCTTTTGTCCAATCTTGGACAAGTCCGGCCCGACCGCCTTGCCTTCGCCGTTAATCACGTGGCATCGGTAGCACTGCGCGCGATCGGGACTGAAAAACGTCTCCTTCCCACGAGCCGGATCGCCGGACATCGCAAGCAATTCCGCCAATGGGGGCAGCGCCGTGCCTTCCCGCGTCGCCGCGCGCGGCAGCACCTTCTGCGCGATAAGGCGAATCTGCTCGCTCGAATGGGAATTCAAAAGTTCCGTCGCGTCGAGCAGCAAGTCCTGGGGAATCCCTTGCTTCTCCGCAAGCGCAACCAGCACGTTCGCGCCCGCCCTAGAATTACTCAACGCGTGCATCGCTTCGCGCCGAACGTCGCTGTTGCCATTCGCGTCTGCCAGCACATTCGTGAGTACGTCGGTCGCATCGTCGCCTTTGAACGCGCCAATGGCCTTCACCGCGGCGGAACGCGTGTCAGCGTCGTCCGATTCGAGCAAGGACGCCATCGGCTTCAGGTATTCCGCGGACTCGTTCCGGCGCGCGCGCGCCGCGACTGCTTGTACGGTGCCGAGCGCTTGTACACGAACGTCGGGCGACGTGTCTGGGGATGCCGCCAGCGCCGCGACATGGCCCAGCATAGGCACGAGTTGCGTGTCCCGAACAAACGCCAGCGCGGCGCCGCGGAGTTCGGGATTTGCCAACGCCGAATTCAGATACGCAAGCATCGCGTCGCCTTCGGTTACGCCGCGCCATGCGTCGCCTCCGTCGCGCGCGAGATGGTGCAGGGCGTGGTTCTTCACGTCCGGCGATGCATCAGAGCCGAGTACCGCAACCAACTCCCGGCCCGATTCCTTCGTGCCAATCGCATCCAGCGCGTCGATGGCGAGCGTGTGCAGGTCTTTACCCAACTTCTTGTTGCCTAGCGCGGATTGGACAAGCGGCAACGCGTCGGGCGGATGCAGTTGAATCACGAGTCCGGCGAGGCGCGCGTCCCAAGTGTCGCCGAGCCGCGCGATGACTTCGTTGAACGCCCATGATTCCTTGCCGCGGAACGCGATGCCGATCGATTCGCGATAGACGCGGTCGATTCCGTCGTATTGAGTCGCAACATGCATGAGAATCTTTGCCACACTTGGCTCCGCACTCCTGGACGCCAATGAAAGCGCAACTTGTCTCCGAACTTGCGGATCTACGTCTGAAGCCGCGGCGAGTAGCACATCGTCAAATCCCAGTCGTGCGGCAATTCGTACTGCTTGAACACGTAGAAGCGTACTCTTGTTTGCGAAGGCTCCCAACACGAATTTGTTTGCCAATGTTTCATTCTGCGCTAACAACCATGTGGCCCGTGCTTGGTAGTCGGCACTTTGCGAGGCGGCGAAACCTCGAAGCAAGGTCGTATCCACCGAGAATTGTGGCTTTGACAGCTCGACGTGCGCTTGGTAACGTCGAGCTTGATTCGGCGAGTTCAGGGCATGCGCAATCCCTTCCTCTCGCGACAAATCAAACGGGGGTACCGTGTGTTTGACTCCCTTCGGCGCGAGTCGATAGATTCGCCCACGCGCAGTATCTCCCATTCGATGGCCACCGACTCCGGGATCATACCAGTCCGATATAAAGATCGCCCCGTCTGGTGCTGAACAAACGTCACTCGGACGAAACCATGTGTCCGCTTCATTCGAAAGAAGGATATCGATTTTCGCCGAGAATCCCGCACCGTTGAATCGCGGACGATACGAACGGATTACGCGAGGTCCGGCGTCCGCGTGGATAAGCGTGTTTTGATGTTTTTGCAGCAAGTTTCCCTGATAAAACATCAACCCCGTCGGCGATCCGAATCCCGTTTTCACCATCGTCGGCATGACCCCCGGGCGGTCGGTGTTCCAATGCACTTCATCCAGCTTGCGGTCGCCCTTGCGGCGGGGCCAATAACCGTAGTTCGCCCCATCCATTACAAAATTTACGCGGCATTGCTCGTTGCCGTCGTCGTCGTTATCCGAAATAAACACGTTACCCCAAGGATCGACAGCGGGCTCATACGGATTGCGCATCCCCTCGGCGATGAGTTCGAGCCGATTGCCGTCGAGGTCACAGCGCAGGACGGACGCAGCCATGTGCGGCGCGTTCTTGCCCACGTGGACGCGGTTGCCGCTCTGGTCGGTGACGTCCAGCCCTTGATCGCCGTTACTGAAATAAAGGTAACCGTCCGGTCCAAATGTGACGCCATGAATCGCATGATCCCCATCGATGCCCGCGAATCCTGTTAGGACAACCGTGCGCTTGTCCGCGACGCCGTCCTTGTCGGTGTCTTCGAGGTAAAACAAGTCCGGCGACTGGCAGATGTACACGCGGTCGCCCAACACCGCGATTCCCATCGGCGCCTGCAACGACGGGTCTTGGTAGAACGTCGTCGCCTTGTCGCATCGCCCATCGCCGTCCGTGTCCTCGAGCACGCGAATGCGGTCGCCCGCCTTGTCCGTGATCGGCTGCTTAAACAACCGGTAGTTCCGCGCCTCGCACACCCACACCCGCCCCTGCGCATCGACATCGATCGTCGTCGGATTGAACAGGTCCGGTTCCGCCGCGAACAGCGTGACCTCCAGGCCGTCCGCGACTTTCATTTTCGCCATGGACTCTTCGGGAGAAAGCTGGGCGACGGTTGAACTACACAGGCATATTGCAAGTATGGCCGGTCGAAGCATGATTGTCCCCGTCCGTGTTTTCAGATCAAATTCCAGGAACGATAAAATCCAACAAATCGTCGGTCTATTTCTCGCCCAACGATTCAATATCGACGATGTCTTTGCCGCGCCCGGTCGCACGCTTATTTTGGAGAAACTCGTTCCGTGCGATGAAGTATACGGGGATGCCGCTTAGATTCCCCTTGACTCTTGTCTTCCAGATTTCGTCGATTGTGACACCACTGATTTCGTTAAGGAGGTCTATTCGATTTGGCCAGACTCCAAGCTGCACGAACTCTCCCGCAGTGAGGAAGTCTTCAGGCTTATACCCGAGACTTCCGAACCCAAATTCTCTCAGCGCGGAAATAAGGCGTTCCATATTCTCGCGGGAGGGTTGCAGAAGGATGTCGATGTCCCCGGTGAATCGCGAGTATCCGTGGAAGGCAAGCGCGTGCGCGCCCACGATCGTGTAATCAACGCCATTAGCGTTTAATAATTCGACAAACTCTTTCAAGTCGCGGTTCAGGGTCACCTTGGCCTCTTCGTATCAATTCGAATAGGATCTGAAGTCGCTCGTCAGGCGTCAGGCTGCGGTAGAATTCCCGGTCTGCTTCCTCCGCCTCCTCGAAGCTTGAAAACTTTCTTCCAACTCGAACTATGCGATCAATGGACAACACCGCTCGTTCCTACCCGTAAGCTACCTAACCGTCAATAACTATAGCAAAATTGGCTGCAAGACTATAGCGTCAGTGCCGTCGAATGCCTCGATGCGGAGCGCGCCGCGCCTTTGACCGCACCGATGGCTCGATCCAGACCCGCATCGTCGATATCCAAATGAAAAACGAACCGTAGGCGATGCTTGCCCACCGGCAACGCCAGAACGCCGCGTT encodes:
- a CDS encoding VCBS repeat-containing protein, which gives rise to MRAAAGTIVFIVGCLGFGLEAASFPAFTEHVINPEAEVVYAVDAADINGDKKLDIIGVSATYVAWYENSTWTQHRIADQLRNDNVCAAPYDIDGDGVPEIAVGADWQFNNTKGGGALYLLKHNGDPTKEWDVTTIRESIPTLHRIRWADVDGDGKKELVVAPLKGVNSHPPSFDDKPIRLRVLYPPADLSAGEWREEIVDESLHVCHNVWPWRRVGQNRDDLLAASFEGVSHFVRGNDGRWTKNALAPGNYEPAPRAGSGEIKVTSVEPYMLAAIEPWHANHVVVYVYESGAWRREVLDDSFAGGHLVYWGDFDGDGDEDVVAGHRDASSVSQTVGLYAYEQTREDGKTRWTKHTIDAGGMATEDGVVADINGDGRPDIVAGGRSTHNIKYYENLGAK
- a CDS encoding HEAT repeat domain-containing protein — protein: MAKMKVADGLEVTLFAAEPDLFNPTTIDVDAQGRVWVCEARNYRLFKQPITDKAGDRIRVLEDTDGDGRCDKATTFYQDPSLQAPMGIAVLGDRVYICQSPDLFYLEDTDKDGVADKRTVVLTGFAGIDGDHAIHGVTFGPDGYLYFSNGDQGLDVTDQSGNRVHVGKNAPHMAASVLRCDLDGNRLELIAEGMRNPYEPAVDPWGNVFISDNDDDGNEQCRVNFVMDGANYGYWPRRKGDRKLDEVHWNTDRPGVMPTMVKTGFGSPTGLMFYQGNLLQKHQNTLIHADAGPRVIRSYRPRFNGAGFSAKIDILLSNEADTWFRPSDVCSAPDGAIFISDWYDPGVGGHRMGDTARGRIYRLAPKGVKHTVPPFDLSREEGIAHALNSPNQARRYQAHVELSKPQFSVDTTLLRGFAASQSADYQARATWLLAQNETLANKFVLGAFANKSTLLRVQAVRIAARLGFDDVLLAAASDVDPQVRRQVALSLASRSAEPSVAKILMHVATQYDGIDRVYRESIGIAFRGKESWAFNEVIARLGDTWDARLAGLVIQLHPPDALPLVQSALGNKKLGKDLHTLAIDALDAIGTKESGRELVAVLGSDASPDVKNHALHHLARDGGDAWRGVTEGDAMLAYLNSALANPELRGAALAFVRDTQLVPMLGHVAALAASPDTSPDVRVQALGTVQAVAARARRNESAEYLKPMASLLESDDADTRSAAVKAIGAFKGDDATDVLTNVLADANGNSDVRREAMHALSNSRAGANVLVALAEKQGIPQDLLLDATELLNSHSSEQIRLIAQKVLPRAATREGTALPPLAELLAMSGDPARGKETFFSPDRAQCYRCHVINGEGKAVGPDLSKIGQKASKENLFDSILNPSAAIAPEYKVWIVTSFEEGALSGFIKSDTPEAVELMDSAGNTIRLDPKDITERSESSASLMPNGLTAALTAQELADVVAYLLTLK